A part of Primulina eburnea isolate SZY01 chromosome 10, ASM2296580v1, whole genome shotgun sequence genomic DNA contains:
- the LOC140842515 gene encoding LOW QUALITY PROTEIN: transcription factor AS1-like (The sequence of the model RefSeq protein was modified relative to this genomic sequence to represent the inferred CDS: deleted 1 base in 1 codon; substituted 1 base at 1 genomic stop codon) translates to MTTSNGRFLHTNHPSSPTSPVLPPWLASLSSTPTMRPPSVNLSLSPWSQPDTIPDNGSHGPMNTFVFHGFNPLVGDNPNPVLSELMECCKELEEGQQSWVARKKEAEWRLXRVELQLESEKASRRKELMEATEAKVRALREEQRAFLVRIKAEYREQLAGLRREAEAKEQKLAEQWAAKHSRLTKFLKQMGT, encoded by the exons ATGACCACTTCAAACGGCAGATTTCTCCATACTAATCACCCTTCCTCTCCAACATCACCAGTGCTTCCTCCATGGCTAGCTAGTTTGAGTTCGACACCGACTATGAGGCCACCATCTGTGAATTTAAGCCTTTCTCCTTGGTCTCAGCCTGATACAATACCAGATAATGGATCGCACGGCCCAATGAATACTTTCGTGTTTCATGGCTTTAATCCTCTAGTTGGAGATAATCCAAATCCAGTACTTTCTGAACTTATGGAATGCTGCAAAGAGTTGGAAGAAGGGCAGCAATCTTGGGTTGCT AGAAAAAAAGAAGCCGAATGGAGACTGTAAAGGGTTGAACTTCAGTTGGAATCGGAAAAGGCTAGCCGAAGGAAGGAGTTAATGGAGGCTACAGAAGCAAAAGTGAGAGCTCTTAGGGAAGAGCAAAGGGCTTTTTTGGTTCGCATCAAAGCCGAATATAGAGAACAATTAGCAGGATTGAGAAGGGAAGCAGAGGCAAAAGAGCAGAAACTCGCCGAGCAGTGGGCTGCAAAACACTCGAGGCTAACTAAATTTCTCAAGCAGATGGGAACTTAA
- the LOC140842512 gene encoding transcription factor MYB3R-3-like — translation MTEVKSHDFFSENKQSTAASASSVSENNSSAASMPPSIRSPINASPAHRRTTGPIRRAKGGWTPEEDDTLKKAVTAYKGKSWKKIAEFFPHRSEVQCLHRWQKVLNPELVKGPWTQEEDDKISELVAKYGPTKWSVIAKTLPGRIGKQCRERWYNHLNPNIKKDVWTMEEELTLLNAHRVHGNKWAELAKLLPGRTDNAIKNHWNSSLRKKFDFYQATGNLPTVAKRVNRDSASDINRTTLSVEPPSVSSRGMHISILESSGTTGTQKVEDGKDATDIMTKNHDFASSTVYLQIESTISESTNSDTMLSEATDIQPNKESKIEKQGICDDAYNYHTYGPGPHWGVPVHGTLYYVPPQSDSCAHLDLKFSNNHVMQSETDITPSTPSKAFLTPPSVAGGSRSELTPESILEIAAKMAARSFPNTPSILRRRTRTRHGGTDLPNGEKTHMHTSEKVGSQNLSLCADHTCGDDNQLITCKSFNASPPYRLNFTRTSVLTSVGKQLNFASNMEQDCHQNDTKSVDMTNRRIPLVTKFYTRQRRG, via the exons ATGACAGAGGTGAAATCACATGATTTTTTCTCTGAGAACAAACAATCTACAGCTGCTTCAGCGTCTTCTGTTTCTGAGAACAATAGCAGCGCTGCTTCTATGCCTCCCAGCATCAGAAGTCCCATTAATGCTTCGCCAGCTCAtcg AAGAACTACTGGGCCAATTAGAAGAGCAAAGGGAGGTTGGACTCCGGAGGAG gATGATACACTAAAGAAAGCTGTCACAGCATACAAAGGGAAATCGTGGAAAAAGATAG CTGAGTTTTTTCCACATAGATCGGAAGTCCAGTGCTTGCATCGGTGGCAAAAAGTTCTTAATCCCGAACTTGTTAAAGGTCCCTGGACTCAAGAG GAGGATGATAAAATTTCGGAATTGGTGGCTAAATATGGACCTACAAAATGGTCGGTTATAGCAAAAACGTTGCCTGGTCGAATTGGAAAGCAGTGCCGTGAGAG GTGGTACAATCATTTGAATCCAAACATTAAGAAGGATGTCTGGACTATGGAGGAGGAACTTACTTTGCTTAATGCCCATCGGGTTCATGGGAATAAATGGGCTGAATTAGCCAAACTTCTACCTGGAAG AACTGATAATGCAATCAAGAATCACTGGAACAGCTCTCTGAGAAAGAAATTTGATTTCTATCAGGCTACCGGGAACCTTCCTACAGTTGCGAAACGTGTTAACCGAGATAGTGCCAGTGACATCAATAGAACCACTCTCAGTGTAGAACCGCCTTCTGTTTCCAGTAGGGGAATGCATATATCTATTTTAGAGTCTTCTGGAACCACTGGTACACAGAAAGTTGAAGATGGAAAGGATGCAACAGATATCATGACAAAAAATCATGATTTTGCTTCCTCAACTGTTTATCTGCAAATTGAGTCTACCATATCTGAGAGCACCAATAGTGACACGATGCTATCAGAAGCAACTGATATACAACCAAACAAAGAATCTAAGATTGAGAAGCAAGGAATATGTGATGATGCTTATAACTACCATACATATGGCCCCGGACCGCATTGGGGCGTTCCTGTACATGGAACACTATATTATGTGCCACCACAGTCGGACAGCTGCGCTCATTTAGATTTGAAATTTTCCAATAATCATGTAATGCAGTCTGAAACAGACATTACTCCATCTACGCCTTCTAAAGCTTTTCTTACTCCGCCAAGTGTAGCAGGTGGAAGCAGGTCTGAATTAACTCCTGAATCTATATTGGAAATTGCTGCCAAAATGGCTGCGAGGAGCTTTCCAAATACTCCATCCATTCTGCGGAGAAGGACCAGAACACGGCATGGGGGAACAGATTTGCCAAATGGCGAGAAAACTCATATGCATACGTCCGAGAAGGTGGGCTCACAAAACCTTAGTTTATGCGCTGATCATACATGCGGAGATGACAACCAATTAATCACTTGCAAGTCCTTCAATGCATCTCCTCCATATCGGTTAAATTTCACGAGGACTTCTGTTCTCACGTCTGTCGGGAAGCAGCTCAATTTTGCTTCTAACATGGAGCAAGACTGTCatcaaaatgatacaaaatcaGTAGACATGACAAACAGGCGAATCCCTCTTGTAACAAAGTTCTACACACGTCAAAGACGGGGGTGA